The region TCGTACTCCACCAAGACGTCCCGGTAGTTTTCGCTGACATGCAAGCCCAGCACATGTTCATAGAAGGCTCTGGCCCGTGCCATATCTGAAACGGGATAGACGATGAAGGCTATCGAAGTAATCATTGGCGGAATCCTTTCAGCACGGAACTCGCAGGAGGGGCCTCGTTCCAATTCAAGAGAGGGTTACACCGGAAGGAGTTTGGCTCAAGATCTCGCGCTCGGCCTCAAGCCAATCCTCCAGCGCACAACCGTGTCGGTACCCATGTTCTGCATAGCGCTCATAGGCTCGCTGGGTAATCAGTGCGTTCAGGTCATGGGAGGTCGAGACCGACGAGGCTGGTGATGAACCGGCCGCTTCCGAGGGCGTTGCCGATGTCCGCATGGCGGTCCGTCGCCTCTGTCCTTTGTTGTCTTGCGGGGATGGGGTCAGCATAGGGGCATCCTTCCATCATGGTTGCACAGTCGGTTCAGGGCTGACGCCGACGAGAGGTTCCGGTGCGAAGGGACGGTCGAGACATTCGAGGGGAAATGCGGGGATGCGACCGATTCGACGTAGGGTCTCCGCAACCCTGGCTGGTTGGCCCCAATCACTCCAGAGAACATCCTGTAACTCAACGACGACTGCGGATTCAGTGGCCTGCTGGAGCAGGGTCGTCGACAGATTGTACGCGGGCATGTCCTCGTAAATAGCGTCGAGCACCGCTGTTTCCTGCGACCGGCCGATCACACTACTGAGCCGTTCAAAGCGGCGCATTACGTCGGGAAAGCAACGCGTCCCCACCTGCCACAACAATTCGGCTCGCGCGGCAAACACAAAGGTGTTCCACAATGCGCCGTGGCGAAACGCCTGGACGGCCTGGATCCGGTCGGGCTTTTCGACAAATGAATGGACCTGGCATACTGGCGCATCATCCGGCGAAGAAAGCGCGGCGCCGGGCAGGATCCATCCATATTCCATTTCGAGTCGATCCGGTCGGACCCCCAGCAGCACCAGTCGATCGGGCATGGTCTCCGCCAGTTCGGCGATACGACAGACGGCCGCTAGAAAACGGTCTTCCGGATGGATGAAGTGGTCGGAGGGAAAGATGACGACCGTCGCCCCGGGGGCGCGGGCATGAATGTAGGTCAAGGGGAGAAAGAGTCCTGCCGCCGTTTCGCAGTTGCGTGGCTGGTAGATGACCTGTCCGATGGTTCGCCCCTGTAGCTGTGTCAGGATTTCGTCGCGATGATCACGCCCCACCACGGCGACGATGTGTTCCGGAGCTGTCACCAGGGCCGCGCGGTCCACGGTATGTTGAAACATGGAGCGGGAGCCGACGAAGGCGCAATACTGTTTGGGCCGGTTGAAGCCGAGCCAGCGATGAACGAGCGGCTGCATCCTGGTGCCTTCGCCTCCCGCAAGGACGATGGCCCAGCGGGAAGGGGATGGGTGCTGCTGATCCATGACGTTCCTTTGACTGAGTTTAGTGGTCAGGGAGCGGAGGGGCTCAGGTAACAATCACTTGTCCAAAACTTGCAGCACAGTGCAAGGCGACTCATAGGCGGTGAAAAGCAAGAGCGAGGCCAGCAAACGTGAAGAGGCTTGTAGGCGGTATATGCGCATGAACGCACAACGCTCTCTGTGTTCCTGTTTCTGTGATCCGGTGGAGGTGTGGGGAACTCCGCGACAGAACCAGATGGTCGGGCTGTAGAGAAAAGTCTCAGGTCACTGCCATGGATGAGAATGCCACAGGAGAAAAAGAGCCGGTCCTCTGGGAAGGTGGTGCGGCCTGGAGTCAATTCATCTGGCTCTATCTGATCGTGGGCATCATGATGCTGCGGGTTGCATTCCTAGTGAGGTCTGGCATGTCAGGATGGAGTGGCTGGCTGGTCGGCGCGGTCACGTTGTTGGGAATCGCCGCCGCATTGCGCCGGTGGGGGCGGTATGTCGTGACAAGCCGACGAGTCGTGCTGCGGAATGGCTGGACAGGACGCGACATTCAATCAATCGAGTATCGGGAGATCCTCGAGATCGCCATCAAGCAGGGGCCGCTGGCTGATCTGATGGGGATCGGGACCCTGGTCGTTCGAGGTCGGCAGGACGACGCGACGATTCGTTTCCCCGGAGTGTTTGATCCGGAGGATGTGAAACAACGGATTCACGCCGCGCTGGCGGGGCGATCGGCCTGAGGATTCATCGGTGAGACCGATGCAGATTGCATTGACGGGCGATGTGATGCTGGGACGAATGGTGGATCAAGAGGTGATCCGGAACATAGAAGAGATATCCTAGCGATGTTCAGTCCGATCACTCTCCCTGGTGATTCGTCCTATGCGACAATCGAAGAGCCTGTGCGAGGGGGTGAAGGAGATAATCATACACTAGCCGGAGTGGCCTGATGAGACCGTAGAGGCAATGAAGCGCTTCGGGGAGTGAAAGAAAGCTATGGTCCCTGGCGTTAGGGATGAAGAGTCTTTCGAGGAAGCGACGGAGCGGCTCCAGATGATAAGGAAGCTTGTCTCGAAAACGTTCGCGGAGCTGTGAGTGAAATCGGGCTTGCTCCGATATCGAAACCGGTCGGCATGAACCGGACGCTCTGGCGTATAATTGCACAATAAACTCATTTCGCACCTGTGCCACAAGCGATGCAATCGACCGGTCATGCCCCACCCGTACTGATATCTCTGCCGGTATCGGAATTCCCAGGAGGTCGTGAGCGAGCGTGAGAGCGAAAGAAAGAGTTCCTCGCGCTCCGATTCTCGTAGCCTCTGTTAGGAGCCATTCCCAATTCAGCACGGGGTGTTCATGAAGAAATTGAGCAAGATCACACACCTTCGCTAGCCTAGACCGCTTCTCCCACGCGTCCTTCGCCACTTGCACGCAGAGAATCAGAAGCGAATCCTCGTCGGAAAGAGTGGGGACTAGTTCACCACAGAGTACCATCTTACTGCGACGTTGCCACAGATTCGAAAACTCAATCGAGTATGGAAAGATACGCGGGGTGAGTCCTTGGTGGAGATCAAGACAGTAACCACCGCTTGAACTTATGAAATGCGATTCCCATTCACAATCCGCCGAAAGTTGGAATCCATCTGAAAGAAGAAGTTTCTTTGAACGATCATAGTCACGCCAGTCAACCAAGATGTCCAGATCGAGGAATTGGCGTAGGTTCAGGCTGCCATAGGCCGAAACTGCGAGCACCGGTCCTTTGTAAGGAATAGCAGCGACCTGGTTAGACTGAAACAGATTCAGGAGCTGGAGCAGTTCCTGCGCAAGATAGAAGTTTGCCAGGGCATTCGAGCAATAGCGGACCTTCACATAGTCCAGAATATGCTGAGGCACGACAGTTGAGCCAAGGGAGTGGAGTTGTTTGTAGAGAAGCGGCAGTACACCGTGATTGTGGGAGACAATAATAAGGTCGGACCAGTTCACATCTTCTCGGATAGAGGCACAAGTCTCGGGTGAGATCTCAGCGTTGAGCGGAGTTCTTGCAAGGTTTAGAAGGATAGCGCTTTCCCCCGATAGGCTGGCCGTAGGGTTGTCCGCAATTTCTCGGAACTTAACAGTTTTCATCGAGCCATTCCGTTTGACCCTCGAAGGATACTGCCCGAGGTTGAGCTCTGATTGATTCAGCGTTGAGCAACAATGGGGCGTATTCTTTAGCGACTAATAGATCAACCTCGAAGCGTAGAGCACGTACCCTGAGTGGTAACTTTACGGCTGCCAAAAATCTTTCTCAGGTTGTCGAGTAGCTGATCCAAGAGACTCTGCTCACAGGGAGGCCTAATAACCGTAATTTGTCCTTCCGTCACAATGAACTGAGTGCTGTCAACTACAGCCGTATCGCCCTTCGTATAGGTTTGAGCGAACGACATAGGAATAGCGGCCCCGCTCAGGACTAGGGCAACGGAAGGGACCGTGATCAGACTGTGCTTGACGACATGTGAGAGAAAGTGCCGTCGGTTCACTTCTCTGGCAAGCATTGATTGGTCTGGGTTGCTGCTGGTGAGTTGGTCAGTCATAACTAATGCTCCTCGTGGGAGTGAGTATTGGGTCTACTGTGATTTACTTGGCACCTCTCCAGAATCGCTAAGACAAGGTCCTCTTCATTTTTGTCCTGTGCTAAGCAACAGCCAGTGGTTAGGGTGTCAGCTTGTTCATGAGTCGCACCGCCTCCTTAAGGTTAGAGTTGGGGAGTAGATAACCATCGATGG is a window of Nitrospira sp. DNA encoding:
- a CDS encoding DUF2934 domain-containing protein; the protein is MLTPSPQDNKGQRRRTAMRTSATPSEAAGSSPASSVSTSHDLNALITQRAYERYAEHGYRHGCALEDWLEAEREILSQTPSGVTLS
- a CDS encoding NTP transferase domain-containing protein, producing MDQQHPSPSRWAIVLAGGEGTRMQPLVHRWLGFNRPKQYCAFVGSRSMFQHTVDRAALVTAPEHIVAVVGRDHRDEILTQLQGRTIGQVIYQPRNCETAAGLFLPLTYIHARAPGATVVIFPSDHFIHPEDRFLAAVCRIAELAETMPDRLVLLGVRPDRLEMEYGWILPGAALSSPDDAPVCQVHSFVEKPDRIQAVQAFRHGALWNTFVFAARAELLWQVGTRCFPDVMRRFERLSSVIGRSQETAVLDAIYEDMPAYNLSTTLLQQATESAVVVELQDVLWSDWGQPARVAETLRRIGRIPAFPLECLDRPFAPEPLVGVSPEPTVQP
- a CDS encoding PH domain-containing protein, producing the protein MDENATGEKEPVLWEGGAAWSQFIWLYLIVGIMMLRVAFLVRSGMSGWSGWLVGAVTLLGIAAALRRWGRYVVTSRRVVLRNGWTGRDIQSIEYREILEIAIKQGPLADLMGIGTLVVRGRQDDATIRFPGVFDPEDVKQRIHAALAGRSA
- a CDS encoding nucleotidyltransferase family protein, translated to MKTVKFREIADNPTASLSGESAILLNLARTPLNAEISPETCASIREDVNWSDLIIVSHNHGVLPLLYKQLHSLGSTVVPQHILDYVKVRYCSNALANFYLAQELLQLLNLFQSNQVAAIPYKGPVLAVSAYGSLNLRQFLDLDILVDWRDYDRSKKLLLSDGFQLSADCEWESHFISSSGGYCLDLHQGLTPRIFPYSIEFSNLWQRRSKMVLCGELVPTLSDEDSLLILCVQVAKDAWEKRSRLAKVCDLAQFLHEHPVLNWEWLLTEATRIGARGTLSFALTLAHDLLGIPIPAEISVRVGHDRSIASLVAQVRNEFIVQLYARASGSCRPVSISEQARFHSQLRERFRDKLPYHLEPLRRFLERLFIPNARDHSFLSLPEALHCLYGLIRPLRLVYDYLLHPLAQALRLSHRTNHQGE